The Panthera leo isolate Ple1 chromosome C2, P.leo_Ple1_pat1.1, whole genome shotgun sequence genome window below encodes:
- the RIPK4 gene encoding LOW QUALITY PROTEIN: receptor-interacting serine/threonine-protein kinase 4 (The sequence of the model RefSeq protein was modified relative to this genomic sequence to represent the inferred CDS: inserted 1 base in 1 codon), with product MEGESGSPWALGLLRTFDAGEFAGWEKVGSGGFGQVYKVRHVHWKTWLAIKCSPSLHVDDRERVELLEEAKKMEMAKFRYILPVYGICREPAGLVMEYMETGSLEKLLASEPLPWDLRFRIVHETAVGMNFLHCMSPPLLHLDLKPANILLDAHYHVKISDFGLAKCNGLSHSHDLSMDGLFGTIAYLPPERIREKSRLFDTKHDVYSFAIVIWXVLTQKKPFADEKNILRIMVKVVKGHRPELPPVCRARPRACGNLVRLMQRCWHGEPRERPSFQEITSETEDLCEKPDGDVKETAQDLDAKQPLEPKSPKPVCSPLKRASAPTFDSNYSLSELLSQLDSGTSQTLAGPEELSRSCSESRLQSASSSKRLSGVSSVDSAFSSRGSLSLSFEREPSTGDLGTTDVQKKKLVDAIVNGDTSRLMKILQPQDVDLVVDGGSSLLHVAVEAGQEECVKWLLLNNANPNLTNRKGSTPLHVAVEKRVRGVVELLLARKISVNAADEDRWTALHFAAQNGDEFSTRLLLDKSASANEADCEGRTPMHVACQHGQESIVRILLRRGGDVGLRGKDAWGPLHYAAWQGHLPVVRLLAKQPGVSVDAQTLDGRTPLHLAAQRGHYRVARVLIDLRSDVNVCNLLSQTPLHVAAETGHTSTARLLLHRGASKEAVTAEGCTALHLASRNGHLATVRLLVEEKADVLARGPRGQTALHLAAAGGHAEVVEELASADALDLADAQGLSALHLAARGRHAKTVETLLRHGAHVNLQSLKFQGGPVPDATLLRRSKT from the exons ATGGAGGGCGAGAGCGGGAGCCCGTGGGCCCTGGGGCTGCTGCGCACCTTCGACGCGGGCGAGTTCGCCGGCTGGGAGAAGGTCGGCTCGGGCGGCTTCGGGCAGGTGTACAAGGTGCGCCATGTCCACTGGAAGACGTGGCTCGCCATCAAGTGCTCGCCCAGCCTGCACGTCGACGACAG GGAGCGCGTGGAGCTTCTGGAAGAAGCCAAGAAGATGGAGATGGCTAAGTTCCGCTACATCCTGCCCGTGTACGGCATATGCCGGGAGCCCGCCGGCCTGGTCATGGAGTACATGGAGACCGGCTCGCTGGAGAAGCTGCTGGCCTCCGAGCCGTTGCCGTGGGACCTGCGCTTCCGTATCGTCCACGAGACGGCCGTGGGCATGAACTTCCTGCACTGCATGTCCCCGCCTCTCCTCCACCTGGACCTCAAGCCCGCAAACATCTTGCTGGACGCCCACTACCACGTCAAG ATTTCCGATTTTGGGCTGGCCAAGTGCAACGGGCTGTCCCACTCCCATGACCTCAGCATGGACGGCCTGTTCGGCACCATCGCCTACCTCCCTCCAGAGCGCATCCGGGAGAAGAGCCGGCTCTTCGACACCAAGCACGACGTGTACAG CTTTGCCATTGTGATCT GTGTGCTCACGCAGAAGAAACCGTTCGCAG ATGAGAAGAACATCCTGCGCATCATGGTGAAGGTGGTGAAGGGCCACCGCCCCGAGCTGCCGCCCGTGTGCAGAGCCCGGCCGCGGGCCTGTGGGAACCTCGTGCGCCTCATGCAGAGGTGCTGGCACGGGGAGCCGCGAGAGCGGCCCAGCTTCCAGG aaattaCGTCTGAAACCGAGGACCTGTGTGAGAAACCCGATGGTGATGTGAAGGAGACAGCTCAAGATCTAGACGCGAAGCAGCCCCTAGAACCCAAGAGCCCG AAGCCCGTGTGCTCGCCTCTCAAGCGGGCCTCCGCCCCGACCTTCGACAGCAACTACAGCCTCTCCGAGCTCCTGTCCCAGCTGGACTCGGGCACCTCGCAGACCCTCGCGGGCCCGGAGGAGCTCAGCCGCAGCTGCTCCGAATCCAGGCTGCAGTCGGCCAGCAGCAGCAAGAGGCTCTCGGGGGTGTCCTCTGTCGACTCTGCCTTCTCCTCCAGAGGGTCGCTGTCCTTGTCTTTCGAGCGGGAGCCTTCCACGGGCG ATCTCGGCACGACAGACGTCCAGAAGAAGAAGCTCGTGGATGCCATCGTGAACGGGGACACCAGCAGGCTGATGaagatcctccagccccaggacGTCGACCTGGTCGTGGACGGCGGCTCCAGCCTGCTGCACGTGGCCGTGGAGGCCGGGCAGGAGGAGTGCGTCAAGTGGCTGCTGCTCAATAACGCCAACCCCAACCTGACCAACCGGAAGGGCTCCACCCCCCTCCACGTGGCCGTGGAGAAGAGGGTGCGGGGCGTCGTGGAGCTCCTGCTGGCCCGCAAGATCAGCGTCAACGCCGCGGACGAGGACCGCTGGACGGCCCTGCACTTTGCGGCCCAGAACGGGGACGAGTTCAGCACGCGGCTGCTGCTGGACAAGAGCGCCTCCGCGAACGAGGCGGACTGCGAGGGCCGCACCCCCATGCACGTGGCCTGCCAGCACGGCCAGGAGAGCATCGTGCGGATCCTGCTCCGCCGGGGCGGCGACGTGGGGCTGCGGGGCAAGGACGCCTGGGGGCCGCTGCACTACGCCGCCTGGCAGGGCCACCTGCCCGTCGTCAGGCTGCTGGCCAAGCAGCCGGGCGTGAGCGTGGACGCGCAGACGCTGGACGGGAGGACGCCGCTGCACCTGGCCGCCCAGCGGGGGCACTACCGCGTGGCCCGCGTGCTCATCGACCTGCGCTCGGACGTCAACGTCTGCAACCTGCTCTCGCAGACGCCCCTGCACGTGGCCGCGGAGACGGGGCACACGAGCACCGCCAGGCTGCTGCTGCACCGGGGCGCCAGCAAGGAGGCGGTGACCGCCGAGGGCTGCACCGCCTTGCACCTGGCGTCGCGGAACGGGCACCTGGCGACCGTCAGGCTGCTGGTGGAGGAGAAGGCCGACGTGCTGGCCCGGGGGCCCCGGGGCCAGACGGCCCTGCACCTGGCCGCCGCCGGCGGGCACGCGGAGGTGGTGGAGGAGCTGGCCAGTGCCGACGCGCTCGACCTGGCCGACGCGCAGGGGCTCAGCGCGCTGCACCTGGCCGCCCGGGGCCGGCACGCCAAGACGGTGGAGACGCTGCTTCGACACGGGGCCCACGTCAACCTGCAGAGCCTCAAGTTCCAGGGCGGCCCCGTCCCCGACGCCACGCTGCTCCGGCGGAGCAAGACCTAG